In one Lycium barbarum isolate Lr01 chromosome 7, ASM1917538v2, whole genome shotgun sequence genomic region, the following are encoded:
- the LOC132601375 gene encoding uncharacterized protein LOC132601375, whose amino-acid sequence MKKKRATIEDHIVIEHVPEWDEVPEGEKVVDEVPKALKPIPKPPTAFPQRLAKKASDGKFLNFIQKLKQLSIYIPLVVALEQMLGYSKFMKHLVTKRRHYSFETMGGTHHYSSIVTKALVQKKQDPRAFTIPCTMERYKFAKALCDLGASINLMPLAIFNKLGLGTPQPTTMRLLIAHRTVKKRMAILYYVLVRVDRFIFSADFMILDCEVNFEVPMILGRPFLAMGHSLMDVERGDLKFRMNNEEITFHICKSTKQPADISVMSVIDTINEAMETTVEHEHMGAMFATVLLNYERENEKEFEKTVNALVGLGTYKYNPKKLDLDLENREKPPAKSSIIKAPTLELKLLSSLLRYEFLGPNNTLPVIISAWLMDEQKERLMVILIKYKKAIRWCIANIPGFSPGICTHKSNLIKIVNRLLSTKRD is encoded by the coding sequence ATGAAAAAGAAGAGGGCTACTATCGAGGATCACATTGTTATTGAACATGTCCCGGAATGGGATGAAGTGCCGGAAGGCGAGAAAGTTGTAGATGAGGTTCCTAAAGCTTTGAAACCTATTCCTAAACCTCCTACAGCGTTTCCTCAAAGACTGGCTAAGAAAGCGAGTGATGGCAAATTTCTCAATTTTATACAAAAATTGAAACAACTTTCAATTTATATCCCATTGGTGGTGGCACTTGAACAAATGCTTGGGTATTCGAAATTCATGAAACATCTTGTAACCAAGAGGAGGCATTATAGTTTTGAAACAATGGGGGGTACACATCATTATAGCTCTATTGTGACAAAAGCTTTGGTTCAAAAGAAACAAGACCCGAGAGCTTTCACCATTCCTTGCACAATGGAGAGGTACAAATTTGCAAAGGCcttatgtgatcttggagcaagcatcaacTTGATGCCACTTGCTATTTTTAACAAGTTGGGTTTGGGCACTCCCCAACCCACAACTATGAGGTTGCTAATAGCGCATAGAACTGTAAAGAAACGGATGGCTATTCTTTATTATGTGCTTGTGAGAGTTGACCGATTCATTTTTTCAGCCGACTTTATGATTTTAGATTGTGAAGTTAATTTCGAAGTGCCCATGATCTTGGGAAGGCCTTTCTTAGCTATGGGGCATTCTCTTATGGATGTGGAGAGGGGTGATTTAAAATTTAGAATGAATAatgaagagatcactttccatatttgcaaaTCGACAAAACAACCGGCGGATATAAGTGTCATGTCAGTTATTGATACAATTAATGAAGCCATGGAGACAACCGTTGAGCATGAACACATGGGTGCGATGTTTGCAACGGTTTTATTGAACTATGAGAGGGAAAACGAAAAAGAATTTGAGAAAACGGTTAATGCATTGGTGGGGTTGGGTACATACAAATACAATCCCAaaaagcttgatcttgatctaGAAAACCGTGAGAAGCCTCCCGCAAAGTCCTCTATCATTAAGGCTCCCACATTGGAACTCAAACTTCTTTCTTCACTCTTGAGGTATGAATTCCTTGGACCAAACAATACTTTGCCCGTGATAATTTCCGCCTGGTTGATGGATGAGCAAAAAGAGCGACTAATGGTGATCTTGATAAAGTACAAAAAGGCAATTAGGTGGTGTATTGCGAATATTCCAGGATTTTCTCCTGGAATTTGCACTCATAAATCCAACTTGATTAAGATTGTGAACCGATTGTTGAGCACCAAAAGAGATTGa